Proteins from one Chitinophaga oryzae genomic window:
- a CDS encoding DUF3341 domain-containing protein, with translation MAVKNFVVGLFDDEAVLFPAVKKVRTAGYKLHDVYTPFPVHGLDHAMGLRETSLHTAGFIYGITGTTTALTFMSWVFNVDWPLNIGGKPHFPLPAFIPITFELTVLFAAVGMVMTFCYLCQLMPGVKKHIFHPRQTDDKFVMVIELTEKTNAEEVKRFLNEAGAHDVNEQRAEAGWWYGRFDKADEDIYARPANA, from the coding sequence ATGGCTGTTAAAAATTTTGTTGTAGGCTTGTTTGACGATGAGGCAGTGTTGTTCCCGGCAGTGAAGAAAGTTCGCACTGCAGGTTACAAGTTGCACGATGTATACACTCCTTTTCCTGTTCACGGCCTGGATCATGCAATGGGTTTAAGGGAAACCAGCCTGCACACAGCCGGTTTCATATATGGTATCACAGGTACCACCACGGCTTTAACTTTCATGAGCTGGGTATTTAACGTGGATTGGCCGCTGAACATCGGTGGTAAGCCTCACTTCCCGTTACCAGCATTCATTCCTATTACCTTCGAGTTGACTGTATTGTTTGCTGCGGTTGGGATGGTAATGACTTTCTGCTACCTGTGCCAGTTAATGCCAGGTGTGAAGAAACATATATTCCACCCCAGACAGACTGATGATAAGTTTGTGATGGTGATCGAGCTCACAGAAAAGACCAATGCAGAAGAAGTAAAACGCTTCCTGAATGAGGCCGGTGCGCACGACGTCAATGAACAAAGAGCGGAAGCTGGCTGGTGGTATGGCCGCTTCGACAAAGCTGATGAAGACATTTACGCTCGTCCGGCTAACGCTTAA
- a CDS encoding quinol:cytochrome C oxidoreductase, translating to MKDQFVVPARLKKTSFVLMGVGLLTLLIGLIAFQGENATRFWAGLLQNSSFFLLITLASTFFIAATTLAHGGWQIAFRRVPEAISMAVPALCAILFIILMILVFGGKEHIYHWLNAHHVAEDKILSWKSAFLNKGFFTTATIITMGLWIFFTLKLRNMSIEEDGWDLKPETGRKLIWRNTVWCGGFLVVFTLSVGSTTPWLWLMSIDAHWFSTMYSWYTFASSWVSGLSLIALFVVYLKKHGYLTYVNEEHLHDLGKFIFAFSVFWTYLWFSQYMLIWYANMPEETEYFQPRVWGEWRPIFFLNLLINFITPLLFLMKRDTKRNYTSVAFIAVVVIAGHWLDFWQMVGPGTYKHLVFPWYELGLGVGFVGLIIFLVSNALTKAPLVPKNHPYLKESIVHHT from the coding sequence ATGAAAGACCAATTTGTAGTACCGGCAAGATTAAAAAAGACCAGCTTCGTGTTAATGGGCGTGGGCTTGCTGACTTTATTGATCGGATTAATTGCGTTTCAAGGTGAGAACGCGACACGGTTCTGGGCCGGTCTGTTGCAAAACAGCAGCTTCTTTTTGCTGATTACATTGGCCAGCACCTTTTTTATTGCAGCCACAACCCTGGCCCACGGTGGTTGGCAGATCGCCTTCCGTCGCGTGCCGGAAGCAATCTCCATGGCAGTTCCTGCCTTGTGTGCGATCCTGTTTATCATTTTAATGATCCTCGTTTTTGGTGGTAAAGAACACATCTACCACTGGTTAAACGCTCATCACGTAGCAGAAGATAAGATCCTCAGCTGGAAATCCGCTTTCCTGAACAAAGGCTTCTTCACTACTGCCACCATTATCACTATGGGCTTGTGGATTTTCTTCACCCTGAAGCTCCGCAACATGTCCATCGAAGAAGATGGCTGGGACCTGAAACCTGAAACCGGCCGTAAACTCATCTGGAGAAATACTGTTTGGTGCGGTGGCTTCCTGGTAGTCTTCACCCTGAGCGTTGGCTCCACCACCCCCTGGTTATGGCTGATGAGCATCGATGCTCACTGGTTCTCTACTATGTATTCCTGGTATACTTTCGCCAGCAGCTGGGTATCAGGCCTGTCCCTGATCGCGCTGTTCGTGGTATACCTGAAAAAACACGGTTACCTGACTTATGTAAATGAAGAACACCTGCACGACCTGGGTAAATTTATCTTTGCTTTCAGTGTCTTCTGGACTTACCTCTGGTTTTCCCAGTACATGCTGATCTGGTACGCCAACATGCCGGAAGAAACTGAATACTTCCAGCCGCGCGTATGGGGCGAATGGAGACCTATCTTCTTCCTCAACCTCCTGATCAACTTTATCACTCCGTTACTGTTCCTGATGAAAAGGGACACCAAACGTAACTATACTTCCGTAGCTTTCATAGCAGTGGTAGTGATCGCTGGTCACTGGCTGGACTTCTGGCAGATGGTAGGTCCCGGTACCTACAAACACCTGGTGTTCCCCTGGTATGAACTGGGTCTGGGAGTAGGCTTCGTTGGCCTGATCATTTTCCTGGTATCCAACGCGCTGACCAAAGCTCCGCTGGTACCGAAAAATCACCCTTACCTGAAGGAAAGCATTGTTCACCACACCTAA
- a CDS encoding cytochrome c oxidase subunit II: MSILKGEKKARQQSNRINGFLLIAFLVLGLIGVYYCNNLLKGKILGESASVQGEGVDTLIYVTLAITGVVFVGTQILLFWFAFKYQEKEGRKAFYFPHNNRLEVIWTVIPAIALTVLVAFGLKHWFQLTSDAPKDAAVVEITGKQFNWLIRYPGKDGQLGRRDFKKIDEAASNPLGMDWDDQLSKDDFMATEVHLVVGKPVKFVIGSRDVIHDVGLPQFRMKMDAVPGIPTTLWFTPKFTTKQMKEKTGNPDFTYEISCDQMCGSGHYSMRGVIVVETQEEYDAWVAKQPLQYSLAHPAPAEAPKADSTQKTVAANIGKP, translated from the coding sequence GTGTCCATATTGAAGGGAGAAAAGAAAGCGCGCCAGCAAAGCAACCGTATCAATGGTTTCCTGCTGATAGCATTCCTGGTGCTGGGGCTCATCGGCGTGTATTATTGTAATAATCTGCTGAAAGGCAAGATCCTGGGCGAATCTGCTTCTGTGCAGGGTGAAGGTGTGGATACCCTCATCTACGTAACCCTCGCCATCACCGGTGTCGTTTTCGTGGGTACCCAGATCCTTCTGTTCTGGTTCGCATTCAAATACCAGGAAAAAGAAGGCCGTAAAGCATTTTACTTTCCGCATAACAACAGACTGGAAGTGATCTGGACCGTTATCCCGGCCATCGCACTGACCGTTCTGGTGGCTTTTGGTCTGAAACACTGGTTCCAACTGACTTCCGACGCACCGAAAGATGCGGCAGTCGTTGAAATCACCGGTAAACAATTTAACTGGCTCATCCGCTACCCCGGTAAAGACGGTCAGCTCGGTCGCCGCGATTTCAAAAAAATCGACGAAGCTGCCAGCAACCCGCTGGGTATGGACTGGGATGACCAGCTGAGCAAAGATGACTTCATGGCTACTGAAGTGCACCTGGTAGTAGGTAAACCCGTAAAATTCGTAATCGGTTCCCGTGATGTTATTCACGACGTTGGTTTACCTCAGTTCCGTATGAAAATGGACGCGGTGCCCGGTATCCCTACCACCCTGTGGTTCACACCGAAGTTCACTACTAAACAAATGAAGGAAAAAACCGGTAACCCGGATTTTACCTACGAAATATCCTGCGATCAGATGTGTGGTTCCGGTCACTATTCCATGAGAGGCGTGATCGTTGTTGAAACTCAGGAAGAATACGATGCCTGGGTTGCCAAACAACCGCTGCAGTACAGCCTGGCTCACCCGGCTCCTGCTGAAGCGCCAAAGGCCGACAGCACACAAAAAACAGTGGCAGCGAATATCGGCAAGCCGTAA
- a CDS encoding MarR family winged helix-turn-helix transcriptional regulator: protein MTFLLHYPEEQRTVTSLALYFNMTKATISDAVKSLEQKNYLVRKPSQTDTRSHSLHLLKEGRAIAKKVEHFAAPMQEAVAASPAKEQGVLLEQLMQLIYQLNQQEVITHQPMCFNCEHYASGKKGPYCEELGISLKQGNLRVDCPVFEAKG, encoded by the coding sequence TTGACGTTCTTGCTCCATTATCCGGAAGAGCAACGTACAGTAACCTCGTTAGCGTTGTATTTCAACATGACCAAAGCCACCATCAGCGACGCTGTGAAATCGCTGGAACAAAAAAATTATCTGGTAAGAAAGCCGAGCCAGACAGACACCCGGAGCCATTCCCTGCACCTGTTGAAGGAAGGACGCGCCATCGCCAAAAAGGTGGAGCATTTCGCCGCGCCGATGCAGGAAGCCGTAGCAGCCAGTCCTGCAAAGGAACAGGGCGTGCTGCTGGAGCAACTGATGCAGCTGATCTACCAACTGAACCAACAGGAGGTGATCACGCATCAGCCGATGTGTTTTAATTGCGAGCATTATGCCAGCGGCAAAAAAGGCCCTTATTGCGAAGAGCTGGGTATCTCTCTGAAGCAGGGCAACCTGCGGGTAGATTGCCCGGTATTTGAAGCTAAAGGCTAA
- a CDS encoding SCO family protein has protein sequence MAILVPLTGYLIVDHYGKNVIPIPKYYIPERVDTIVKNGKTTYDTVFHQIRDFKMTNQLGQEVSLKDMEGKVILVDFFFTSCPSICPTLTKNLRKIQNAYGKTDTLLQILSFSVDPVRDSVQKLRKYGYDYKVNPDNWWLLTGDKKEIYDLARHDYFVSVTEGNGGPDDFVHTEKLVLIDKNRHIRGYYNGLDSNAIKQCATDIATLYLEKDRRRPGFWKFFKGLFKNFS, from the coding sequence TTGGCTATATTGGTACCACTGACGGGTTACCTGATTGTAGATCATTACGGGAAAAATGTAATACCCATTCCAAAGTATTACATCCCCGAAAGAGTGGATACGATCGTTAAGAATGGCAAAACCACTTACGACACCGTTTTCCATCAGATCAGGGATTTTAAAATGACCAACCAGCTGGGACAAGAAGTAAGCCTGAAGGATATGGAAGGTAAAGTGATCCTGGTAGATTTCTTTTTTACTTCCTGCCCCTCCATCTGTCCTACCCTGACGAAAAACCTGAGAAAGATCCAGAACGCTTACGGCAAAACCGATACGCTGCTTCAGATCCTTTCGTTCTCAGTAGACCCTGTGAGGGACTCAGTACAGAAGCTGCGGAAATACGGATACGACTACAAGGTAAATCCGGACAACTGGTGGCTGCTGACCGGCGACAAAAAAGAAATCTACGATCTCGCCAGGCACGATTACTTCGTTTCTGTAACAGAAGGCAACGGTGGACCGGATGATTTCGTTCACACCGAAAAGCTGGTGCTGATAGATAAAAACAGGCATATCAGAGGATATTACAACGGGCTCGATTCCAACGCCATCAAACAATGCGCAACGGACATCGCCACCCTGTATCTCGAAAAGGACAGGCGCCGCCCGGGATTCTGGAAATTCTTCAAAGGTTTGTTTAAAAATTTCAGCTGA
- a CDS encoding GNAT family N-acetyltransferase codes for MITFRKADIRDIPQVVSLRLRFLNEMYPQPDTSRDALLQEKIEGYLQEHLPKGDFVNLFAEHQGQVVASAGIVFYNQPPLYHNLDGQVAYILNVYTLPAYRGQGIARALMERLITEAKDRNTGKLSLHASKDGRLLYEKLGFLAGDNEMTLQLPRVQP; via the coding sequence ATGATTACCTTTCGTAAAGCGGATATCCGGGATATTCCACAAGTGGTATCATTGCGCCTCCGGTTTCTTAATGAGATGTACCCGCAGCCGGACACTTCACGCGACGCCCTGTTGCAGGAAAAAATTGAGGGTTACCTGCAGGAACATCTGCCCAAAGGAGATTTTGTCAACCTGTTTGCAGAGCATCAGGGCCAGGTAGTAGCCAGTGCAGGTATTGTATTCTATAATCAGCCTCCCCTCTATCACAACCTCGACGGCCAGGTGGCCTATATCCTCAATGTATACACGCTTCCGGCTTATCGCGGGCAAGGGATTGCCAGAGCCTTAATGGAAAGGCTCATCACAGAGGCAAAGGATCGTAACACGGGTAAATTGAGCCTGCATGCCAGTAAAGACGGGCGGCTGCTTTACGAAAAACTGGGGTTTCTTGCCGGAGATAATGAAATGACGCTGCAGTTGCCGCGGGTACAACCCTGA
- the cyoE gene encoding heme o synthase yields MKFNLTFMVVFSSVVAYLLVPGVEFDLIKVLLLFAGGLLVSGSANTINQIWEKNTDKLMARTATRPLPSGRMSETEAIIVAAVTGVAGFLIMGYCFNWLSAALSLFSLVMYGFVYTPWKKWNSLAVLVGGIPGAMPLLIGWAAGANNLSEGGWSLFAIQFLWQFPHFWAIAWIAHKDYTRAGFKLLPANGEPNKFTALQAVMYTLLLIPAGVAPYLLKITGGISAIVAILAGLFFLYRAINLYRKNDVPAARKLMFGSYIYLTIVQLAQLLDKA; encoded by the coding sequence ATGAAGTTTAATCTCACCTTCATGGTGGTATTTTCATCCGTGGTAGCTTATCTGCTCGTGCCGGGTGTGGAGTTTGACCTGATCAAAGTTCTTTTGTTATTTGCCGGTGGTTTGCTGGTTTCCGGATCAGCCAATACCATCAACCAGATATGGGAAAAAAATACCGATAAGCTGATGGCACGCACCGCCACCCGCCCCCTGCCCTCCGGCAGGATGAGCGAAACGGAAGCGATCATCGTGGCTGCGGTAACCGGTGTAGCGGGTTTCCTGATCATGGGTTATTGCTTTAACTGGCTGAGCGCCGCCCTGAGCCTTTTCTCCCTCGTGATGTACGGTTTCGTATACACCCCGTGGAAGAAATGGAACTCCCTCGCTGTACTGGTGGGAGGTATTCCGGGCGCCATGCCGCTGCTCATCGGTTGGGCCGCAGGCGCCAACAACCTCTCCGAAGGTGGCTGGTCACTGTTTGCGATCCAGTTCCTGTGGCAGTTTCCGCACTTCTGGGCCATCGCCTGGATTGCGCATAAAGACTATACCCGCGCAGGGTTTAAACTGCTGCCTGCCAACGGCGAGCCGAACAAGTTCACCGCCCTGCAGGCCGTTATGTACACCCTGTTGCTGATCCCGGCCGGCGTAGCACCCTACCTGCTCAAGATCACAGGCGGTATATCCGCTATCGTGGCGATCCTGGCAGGCCTGTTTTTCCTGTACCGCGCTATTAACCTGTACAGAAAGAATGATGTTCCGGCAGCACGTAAACTGATGTTTGGTTCATACATTTACCTGACCATTGTTCAGCTGGCACAGCTGCTGGACAAGGCCTAA
- a CDS encoding cytochrome c oxidase subunit I, producing MSNEATLHSQQEVMHGAHDHHDHEHHHEDNFISKYVFSLDHKMIAKQFLITGIIWAIIGAFFSVVFRLQLGFPDATFPWLESILGHWAKGGRITPEAYYALVTMHGTILVFFVLTAGLSGTFSNLLIPLQVGARDMASPFMNCLSYWFFFLASLVMMASLFVQTGPASGGWTMYPPLSALGDASIGSKIGVDLWLISMALFVVSQLLGGLNYISTLLNMRTKGMSMTKMPLTIWSFFFTAVLGVLSFPVLLSGFILLLMDRHAGTSFYLSDIFIAGKALANEGGSAILYQHLFWFLGHPEVYIIILPAMGMVSEVLAVSSRKPIFGYLAMIGSLFAICILAFLVWAHHMFVTGLNPFLGAFFVLLTLLIAVPSAIKVFNWLTTIWKGNIRFTPASLFSIGFVSTFISGGLTGIWLGNSSIDIHLHDTYFVIAHFHIVMGVSAFFGMFAGIYHWFPKMYGRFMNNTIGYIHFWVTLVGAYLIFWPMHYEGMAGMPRRYFDYSSWTSFNQFGGLNQFISIVVILVFATQLLFVFNFFYSIFKGRKLTEQNPWKATSLEWTTPINPGHGNWPGEIPEVHRWAYDYSKDGRDFIPQTEPIGPNESAH from the coding sequence ATGAGTAACGAAGCAACATTGCACAGTCAACAGGAGGTAATGCACGGCGCGCATGATCATCATGATCATGAGCACCATCATGAAGACAATTTCATCTCGAAATATGTATTCAGCCTTGATCATAAAATGATTGCCAAACAATTCCTGATCACCGGTATTATTTGGGCTATCATCGGTGCTTTCTTTTCTGTGGTGTTCCGTTTGCAACTGGGTTTTCCCGATGCTACTTTCCCCTGGCTGGAAAGCATTCTGGGTCACTGGGCTAAAGGTGGCCGTATCACTCCCGAAGCTTACTATGCATTGGTAACAATGCACGGTACTATCCTCGTATTCTTTGTATTGACCGCTGGTTTGAGTGGTACCTTCTCCAACCTGCTCATTCCGCTGCAGGTAGGTGCCCGCGATATGGCTTCTCCTTTCATGAACTGCCTCAGCTACTGGTTTTTCTTCCTGGCCAGCCTCGTAATGATGGCTTCCCTGTTCGTTCAGACAGGACCGGCTTCCGGCGGTTGGACCATGTACCCTCCGCTGAGTGCGCTGGGAGACGCTTCCATCGGTTCTAAAATAGGTGTGGATCTCTGGCTGATCTCTATGGCGCTGTTTGTTGTTTCACAGCTGCTCGGTGGTCTGAACTATATCTCTACCCTCCTGAACATGCGTACCAAAGGTATGAGCATGACCAAAATGCCTTTAACCATCTGGTCATTCTTCTTTACCGCCGTACTGGGCGTACTGTCTTTCCCGGTACTGCTGTCCGGCTTCATCCTCCTGCTGATGGACCGCCACGCTGGTACCAGCTTCTATCTCTCTGACATCTTTATCGCAGGTAAAGCCCTGGCAAACGAAGGCGGTAGCGCCATCCTCTACCAGCACTTGTTCTGGTTCCTGGGCCACCCTGAAGTATACATCATCATCCTCCCTGCCATGGGTATGGTGTCTGAAGTACTGGCAGTTAGCTCCCGTAAACCTATCTTCGGCTACCTCGCCATGATCGGTTCCCTGTTCGCTATCTGTATCCTGGCCTTCCTGGTTTGGGCGCACCACATGTTCGTTACTGGTCTGAACCCATTCCTCGGCGCCTTCTTCGTACTGCTCACCCTCCTCATCGCGGTACCATCTGCCATCAAGGTGTTCAACTGGCTCACCACCATCTGGAAAGGGAACATCCGTTTCACACCGGCTTCCCTGTTCTCCATCGGTTTCGTGAGCACCTTCATCTCTGGTGGTCTGACCGGTATCTGGCTGGGTAACTCCTCTATCGATATTCACCTGCATGATACCTACTTCGTAATCGCACACTTCCACATTGTAATGGGTGTCTCCGCATTCTTCGGTATGTTCGCCGGTATCTATCACTGGTTCCCGAAAATGTATGGCCGTTTTATGAACAATACTATCGGCTATATCCACTTCTGGGTAACCCTGGTAGGCGCTTACCTGATCTTCTGGCCGATGCACTACGAAGGTATGGCCGGTATGCCAAGAAGGTATTTCGACTATTCCAGCTGGACTTCCTTCAACCAGTTCGGTGGCCTGAACCAGTTTATCAGCATCGTGGTAATCCTGGTATTCGCTACACAGCTGCTGTTCGTGTTCAACTTCTTCTACAGCATCTTCAAAGGAAGAAAACTGACCGAACAGAACCCATGGAAAGCTACCTCCCTGGAATGGACTACGCCGATCAACCCGGGTCACGGCAACTGGCCTGGTGAAATTCCAGAAGTTCACCGCTGGGCTTATGACTACAGCAAGGATGGAAGAGACTTCATCCCGCAGACAGAACCGATTGGTCCTAACGAGTCCGCTCACTAA
- a CDS encoding DUF420 domain-containing protein, translating to MELKNKNLNTPIAIVSVVIPALVALLFFLPKPDFHPGFDIKILPLFHAILNSATAVLLVASLYFIKNQHVKAHKTTNLIAVGLSVIFLLSYVTYHSLAPETRFGDADHSGIVDAAEKAALGGIRYVYYFLLLTHIVLAAVIVPLVLFTLLRGFQNDIPRHRKIARITWPIWFYVAVTGVIVYIMISPYYH from the coding sequence ATGGAACTAAAGAATAAAAATCTAAACACACCTATTGCCATCGTTTCTGTAGTGATCCCTGCACTGGTGGCATTGCTGTTTTTCCTGCCGAAGCCTGATTTTCATCCCGGCTTTGATATCAAAATCCTTCCGCTGTTCCACGCCATCCTCAATTCCGCTACTGCGGTATTGCTGGTGGCCAGCCTTTATTTCATCAAAAACCAGCATGTAAAAGCACACAAAACCACCAACCTCATTGCAGTGGGACTGTCGGTTATTTTCCTGCTGTCGTATGTTACCTATCATTCGCTGGCGCCTGAAACCCGCTTCGGAGATGCAGACCATAGCGGTATCGTGGACGCTGCCGAAAAGGCTGCACTGGGAGGTATCCGTTATGTATATTATTTCCTCCTGCTCACGCATATTGTACTGGCTGCTGTCATTGTGCCGCTGGTATTGTTTACGCTGCTGCGCGGCTTCCAGAACGATATTCCGCGCCATCGTAAAATAGCTCGTATTACCTGGCCTATCTGGTTCTATGTGGCTGTCACCGGCGTGATTGTGTATATCATGATTTCTCCATATTACCATTGA
- a CDS encoding c-type cytochrome: protein MKRTSNILIVAALATGAFLAACNKGEHNRKPGRIYVPDMYESRAYEFYSARLAGLKPVDGTVKRGELLPYHLKEADTAQANLVKNPLTITADDLKEGERLFNIYCGICHGTALDGNGPLYKGGDGPYSAAPANLIAGAKAGYSEGRLFHVMTYGYNMMGSYASQLDRAQRWKVAAYIKSKQPGAAQPAAAAAPAADSTTAK from the coding sequence ATGAAAAGGACTTCTAACATATTGATTGTAGCCGCATTGGCAACTGGAGCTTTCCTGGCAGCCTGTAATAAGGGGGAGCACAACAGAAAGCCCGGCAGGATTTATGTGCCCGACATGTATGAATCCCGTGCGTATGAGTTTTACAGTGCACGTTTGGCAGGTCTGAAACCAGTGGACGGAACCGTGAAGAGAGGTGAACTTTTGCCTTACCATCTGAAAGAAGCAGATACGGCACAGGCTAACCTGGTGAAAAATCCGCTGACAATCACCGCCGACGATCTGAAAGAAGGTGAACGTTTGTTTAATATTTACTGCGGTATCTGCCATGGTACTGCACTGGACGGTAACGGTCCGCTGTACAAAGGAGGCGATGGTCCTTACTCTGCAGCGCCTGCCAACCTGATAGCCGGCGCAAAAGCCGGTTACTCTGAAGGCCGCCTGTTCCATGTAATGACCTATGGTTATAACATGATGGGCAGCTACGCCAGCCAGCTCGACAGGGCACAACGCTGGAAAGTAGCCGCTTACATCAAGAGCAAACAGCCTGGCGCCGCTCAGCCTGCAGCAGCAGCTGCTCCCGCGGCAGATAGCACAACCGCTAAATAA
- a CDS encoding cytochrome c oxidase subunit 3 yields MHTMSIQRKKIHPHKYSLWIAMGSITMMFIGFTSAYVVKRSQANWLAFELPHIFWLSTAVILLSSLTIHLALKQFRERNMQRYKQLITLTAVLGVAFAACQWIGFSQLKNSGLPLSGPVSASFIYVIVGVHMLHVLGGVVALLIMFARAYRTRIRTYSPVPIEVAATYWHFVDVLWIYLLIFLSIAR; encoded by the coding sequence ATGCATACAATGAGCATACAACGTAAGAAAATTCACCCGCACAAGTACTCCCTATGGATAGCAATGGGTAGCATTACCATGATGTTCATCGGATTTACGAGTGCATACGTTGTGAAGAGATCACAGGCTAACTGGCTGGCATTTGAATTGCCGCATATTTTCTGGCTGTCTACTGCTGTAATTTTACTCAGCAGCCTGACCATCCACCTGGCGCTGAAACAGTTCAGGGAAAGGAATATGCAGCGTTATAAGCAGTTGATCACCCTCACGGCCGTACTGGGCGTGGCTTTCGCTGCTTGCCAATGGATCGGCTTTTCACAATTGAAAAACAGCGGACTTCCCCTCAGCGGGCCTGTTTCCGCTTCCTTTATTTATGTTATCGTAGGCGTGCACATGCTGCACGTATTGGGCGGTGTGGTAGCATTGCTCATCATGTTTGCGAGAGCCTACCGGACCCGCATTCGTACCTACTCCCCGGTACCCATCGAAGTGGCCGCTACCTATTGGCATTTTGTGGATGTACTGTGGATCTACCTGTTGATTTTTTTAAGTATCGCGAGATAA
- a CDS encoding DUF2024 family protein produces the protein MEVAVYKACAKKRKGGILHFDIIVPAETAFPAVLAYGSAFLRVRLPESMPVSSRDCRFCYTTETVPRWASQIAEQGYYIHESQGCH, from the coding sequence ATGGAAGTCGCCGTATATAAGGCATGTGCAAAAAAGAGAAAAGGAGGTATTCTCCATTTTGATATTATTGTCCCTGCGGAAACGGCTTTTCCTGCCGTACTGGCCTATGGGAGCGCATTTCTGCGGGTGCGCCTGCCGGAAAGCATGCCGGTCAGCAGCAGGGACTGCCGGTTTTGTTACACCACAGAAACCGTTCCCCGCTGGGCATCGCAGATAGCCGAACAAGGATATTATATCCATGAATCCCAAGGATGTCACTAA
- a CDS encoding cytochrome c oxidase subunit 3, producing MDTAVTAKKKWWDGGYSPFNVSYGKLMMWYFLISDAFTFGALLISYGTIRFSSTSWPDPNEVFRSFPGMGHANLPLVFVSLMTFILIMSSVTMVLAVHAGHMRDKKAVAKWLTWTIIGGACFLACQAWEWTHLYHEGAWWGRNPFHNVDGTLASTNFTNFFFTITGFHGLHVTSGVVLNIIILANVLKGTYEERGHYEMVEKVGLYWHFVDLVWVFVFTCFYLL from the coding sequence ATGGACACAGCAGTTACAGCGAAGAAAAAATGGTGGGACGGAGGATACTCTCCCTTTAATGTGAGCTATGGCAAGTTGATGATGTGGTACTTCCTGATATCAGATGCCTTCACTTTCGGAGCATTACTGATCTCTTACGGAACTATTCGCTTCTCCAGCACTTCCTGGCCTGATCCGAACGAGGTTTTCCGCTCTTTCCCGGGTATGGGACATGCCAACTTACCGCTGGTATTCGTGAGCTTGATGACCTTTATCCTCATCATGAGCTCTGTAACCATGGTACTGGCCGTTCATGCCGGTCACATGAGAGATAAAAAAGCTGTTGCCAAATGGCTGACCTGGACCATCATCGGTGGCGCCTGCTTCCTGGCCTGCCAGGCCTGGGAATGGACACACCTGTACCACGAAGGTGCATGGTGGGGCCGCAACCCTTTCCACAACGTTGACGGTACACTGGCTTCTACCAACTTCACCAACTTCTTCTTTACCATCACCGGCTTCCACGGTCTGCACGTAACTTCCGGCGTGGTACTGAACATCATCATCCTCGCTAACGTACTGAAAGGTACTTACGAAGAAAGAGGTCACTACGAAATGGTGGAAAAAGTAGGCCTTTACTGGCACTTTGTAGATCTGGTTTGGGTATTCGTATTCACCTGCTTCTACCTGCTCTGA
- a CDS encoding cytochrome C oxidase subunit IV family protein encodes MEHTHTAEGHAHHDSSTKKIWKTFWILLAVTMVEVGLAFLHLETGFPSRVLLNGVFIILTVVKAFYIVSEFMHLGSEIKNLIYTVLLPLLLFIWFIIAFLYEGNSWKNMNRDLKPGTPIEAVKAPAEGQHGGHH; translated from the coding sequence ATGGAGCATACGCATACTGCAGAAGGACATGCACATCATGATTCATCTACCAAAAAGATCTGGAAAACGTTCTGGATCCTCCTGGCTGTAACCATGGTAGAAGTTGGTCTGGCGTTTTTACACCTGGAAACCGGTTTCCCCAGCAGAGTACTGCTGAACGGTGTGTTCATCATACTGACTGTAGTAAAGGCATTTTATATCGTTTCCGAATTCATGCACCTCGGCAGCGAAATCAAAAACCTGATCTACACCGTCCTGCTTCCTTTGCTGCTCTTCATCTGGTTCATTATCGCGTTCCTCTATGAAGGTAACTCCTGGAAAAACATGAACAGGGACCTGAAACCGGGTACACCAATAGAAGCGGTAAAAGCACCGGCAGAAGGACAACACGGAGGACATCACTAA